The Lycium barbarum isolate Lr01 chromosome 12, ASM1917538v2, whole genome shotgun sequence genome includes a region encoding these proteins:
- the LOC132623194 gene encoding monolignol oxidoreductase AtBBE-like 13, with translation MASFNSIKVSFFIILLWSSCSALSNSTPQKFYQCVRKNSDFTDAFSTAFVTPNDASFIPVLNSTAQNLRCLLPSVPKPELIFTPTTEPHVQAAVVCAKQLSLELRVRSGGHDYEGLSYISEMGSPFVLVDLSKLRGINVNIEENSAWAQAGATLGEVYYRISEKSKTLGFPAGLCPSLGIGGHITGGAYGSMMRKFGLGVDNVVDARIVNANGTILDRQSMGEDLFWAIRGGGGASFGILLSWKLKLVTVPEVVTVFTVPKTLEDGATKILYKWQQVADKIDEGLFMRVEISVEDKKDVKGERTIQTAYNSLFLGNADRLLQIMNESFPELGLTQKDCTQMSWIESVLYIGGFPTKTPPEVLLQGKPTFRNYFKAKSDFVREPIPETGLEGLWKRLLDEDSPLMIWTPYGGMVANISESETPFPHRKGVIFMIQYLTLWNEPNQELATKHFDWIRRLYNYMTPYASMFPREAYVNYRDLDLGMNKNNGNSNSSFVQASVWGNKYFKNNFNRLVQIKTKVDPENFFKHEQSIPVLPLTSTRRRRGKRSHH, from the coding sequence ATGGCATCCTTCAACTCTATTAAGGTTTCATTTTTCATAATCTTATTATGGAGTTCTTGTTCTGCTCTTTCTAATTCAACCCCCCAAAAGTTCTACCAATGTGTTCGCAAGAACTCAGATTTCACTGACGCTTTCTCCACAGCTTTCGTTACCCCAAATGATGCTTCTTTTATCCCCGTTTTGAATTCCACAGCTCAAAATCTCAGGTGTTTGTTGCCATCAGTTCCTAAACCAGAACTTATTTTCACTCCAACGACTGAACCCCATGTCCAAGCTGCTGTAGTTTGTGCAAAACAGCTCAGTCTTGAGCTCAGAGTTAGGAGTGGAGGCCATGATTATGAAGGCCTCTCATACATTTCTGAAATGGGGTCTCCTTTTGTCCTCGTCGATCTCTCGAAGCTTCGAGGGATCAACGTGAACATAGAGGAGAATTCAGCTTGGGCTCAAGCTGGTGCAACTTTAGGTGAAGTGTACTATAGAATTTCAGAAAAAAGTAAGACTCTTGGATTTCCAGCTGGACTTTGTCCTAGTTTGGGGATTGGTGGCCATATCACTGGTGGTGCTTATGGTTCCATGATGAGAAAATTCGGGCTTGGGGTCGACAATGTTGTCGATGCACGTATTGTTAATGCCAATGGCACGATACTCGATAGGCAATCGATGGGGGAAGACTTGTTTTGGGCGATTCGCGGAGGTGGAGGAGCTAGTTTCGGGATCTTACTATCTTGGAAGTTAAAATTAGTCACTGTTCCAGAAGTTGTCACTGTTTTCACTGTCCCGAAAACATTGGAAGACGGGGCGACGAAGATTTTGTACAAGTGGCAACAAGTTGCTGACAAAATTGATGAAGGTCTTTTTATGAGAGTAGAAATAAGTGTTGAGGACAAAAAAGATGTAAAGGGGGAAAGGACTATTCAAACAGCTTATAACTCATTGTTTCTTGGAAATGCTGACAGGCTTTTACAAATAATGAATGAAAGTTTCCCTGAATTGGGATTGACACAAAAAGATTGTACACAAATGAGTTGGATTGAGTCCGTTTTGTACATTGGTGGCTTTCCTACAAAAACCCCACCAGAAGTACTCCTCCAGGGGAAACCAACATTCAGAAACTACTTCAAAGCCAAATCAGATTTTGTAAGAGAGCCAATTCCAGAAACTGGACTTGAAGGCCTATGGAAAAGGCTATTAGATGAAGACTCACCATTAATGATATGGACTCCATATGGTGGAATGGTGGCTAATATATCAGAATCAGAAACTCCTTTCCCACACAGAAAAGGGGTCATATTCATGATTCAGTATTTAACTCTGTGGAATGAACCTAATCAAGAATTAGCTACGAAACACTTTGATTGGATCAGGAGGTTATACAATTACATGACTCCTTATGCCTCTATGTTCCCAAGAGAAGCCTATGTGAATTATAGAGATCTTGATTTAGGGATGAACAAGAATAATGGGAATAGTAATTCCAGCTTTGTACAAGCCAGTGTATGGGGGAACAAATATTTCAAGAACAATTTTAACAGGTTGGTGCAAATAAAGACTAAGGTGGATCCTGAAAATTTCTTCAAACATGAACAAAGCATCCCAGTTCTTCCTCTTACTAGTACTAGGAGGAGAAGaggaaagagaagtcaccattaa